A genomic region of Leptotrichia hofstadii contains the following coding sequences:
- a CDS encoding MFS transporter, whose product MKKNINRMIVLMFLCIIVYNLGHPATPALIELRGWKKSISGELLAFMSTAMFISSPYLGALADRVGMKRIFVFMPFCYGMSQLIFGFGTNLPLIFLARMISGFASGGTFAVAFGYVSQLSEKEEKAKNIAKVSSATVIGGAIGQKIGGYAATAMNDPRFSFALQFIGGSIVSIIILLIMKEIVKKDNKLEEEKNKKDLNPFATFRYIKELDGYSKFFCLVILLSGIGIYSYGSALNYFLKFYKKVSSDTIGTFVMCSSLLAFFGTAFLLGKLLKKFKEKSIYKFFIFVGIILMAVILFRVKFGVTPYLLMALYTMTYEIVRSLGNTIIAQRYKENQGKILGVASAVGSLGTAIGSLLSGHLLAFNPFLPFAVNIGVMTLVLILILYSNFARLNK is encoded by the coding sequence ATGAAAAAAAATATAAATAGGATGATAGTATTGATGTTTTTATGTATTATTGTTTATAATTTAGGGCATCCTGCTACGCCTGCACTAATTGAACTGAGAGGATGGAAGAAAAGTATTTCGGGAGAACTGCTGGCGTTCATGAGTACGGCTATGTTTATTTCTTCGCCTTATTTGGGAGCTTTGGCGGATAGAGTTGGGATGAAGAGGATATTTGTGTTTATGCCATTTTGTTATGGAATGTCACAGCTTATATTTGGATTTGGAACGAATTTGCCACTTATATTTTTAGCACGGATGATTTCGGGATTTGCTTCGGGGGGAACATTTGCTGTGGCATTTGGATATGTGAGTCAGCTGTCTGAAAAAGAAGAAAAGGCTAAGAATATTGCCAAAGTAAGTTCTGCTACTGTAATTGGCGGAGCAATTGGACAGAAAATAGGGGGATATGCCGCAACTGCTATGAATGATCCACGATTTTCATTTGCATTACAGTTTATTGGTGGAAGTATTGTTTCAATAATTATTTTGCTGATTATGAAGGAAATAGTGAAAAAAGATAATAAATTAGAAGAAGAAAAAAATAAAAAGGACTTAAACCCATTTGCAACTTTTAGATATATTAAGGAATTAGATGGATATTCCAAGTTTTTCTGTCTTGTAATTTTGCTTTCAGGAATAGGAATTTATTCTTATGGAAGTGCTTTAAACTATTTTTTGAAATTTTATAAAAAAGTTTCTTCTGATACAATTGGAACTTTTGTTATGTGTTCCTCATTGCTTGCCTTTTTTGGAACTGCATTTTTGCTGGGGAAATTATTAAAAAAGTTTAAAGAAAAAAGTATTTATAAATTTTTTATTTTTGTTGGAATAATATTGATGGCAGTGATTTTGTTTAGAGTTAAATTTGGTGTAACTCCGTATCTTTTGATGGCTCTTTATACAATGACGTACGAGATTGTACGTTCGCTTGGAAATACTATTATTGCTCAGAGATATAAGGAAAATCAGGGGAAGATACTGGGAGTGGCATCTGCAGTGGGTTCGCTTGGAACTGCTATAGGTTCGCTGTTATCAGGGCATTTGCTGGCATTTAACCCATTTTTGCCATTTGCTGTGAATATCGGGGTAATGACGCTGGTGCTGATATTGATTTTATACTCGAATTTTGCAAGATTAAATAAGTAG
- a CDS encoding phospho-sugar mutase — translation MEYMKKYEYWLNSEAVDEKDKEELRSLAGNDKEIEDRFFKDLSFGTGGIRGVRGIGTNRINKYVIRKATQGLANYMLSFDEKLAKEKGIIIAHDCRIGSREYALNTARVMAANGIKAYIYEDLRSTPELSFGVRYKGTMAGIVVTASHNPVEYNGYKVYWDDGAQVVDPHAPSIVAEVNKIQTLEEIKVISEAEGREKGLIIQLDGKIDDDYLDAIKTQTLKTDIPGKENFKIVYTPLHGTGGRPMKRILSDFGYNFEVVKEQIEPDGNFPTVVYANPEEKAAFKLGVKLADEIGAKLVMANDPDADRIGIAVKDDKNEWYYPNGNQVGLLLLQYLLNNKKDIPANAKVITTVVSTPMIDVVAPSKNVGVMKTLTGFKYIGEKIRQFENKELDGTYLFGFEESYGYLIGTHARDKDALVTSMVIAEMATYYDSIGSSIYEELQKLYKEFGYYLEGIKSVTLKGKDGIEQMAALMTNLRENVKDQLIGKKIKIKRDFFSHKEYNLETGAETEIKLPKENVLQFVLEDNTYITARPSGTEPKIKFYFSVNADSNENVKAKLDKTMEEFSKFLGL, via the coding sequence ATGGAATATATGAAAAAATACGAATACTGGTTAAATTCAGAAGCTGTTGATGAAAAGGATAAGGAAGAATTGAGAAGTCTGGCTGGAAATGATAAGGAAATTGAAGACAGATTTTTTAAGGATTTGAGCTTTGGAACAGGTGGAATTAGAGGTGTTCGTGGGATTGGAACTAACAGAATTAACAAATATGTAATTAGAAAAGCGACTCAAGGGCTTGCAAATTATATGTTAAGTTTTGATGAAAAGTTGGCAAAAGAAAAAGGTATTATTATTGCTCACGACTGTAGAATTGGTTCAAGGGAATATGCCCTGAATACAGCGAGAGTTATGGCTGCCAATGGAATTAAGGCATATATTTATGAAGATTTACGTTCTACTCCTGAATTATCATTTGGAGTAAGATATAAAGGAACTATGGCTGGAATCGTTGTAACTGCTTCGCATAACCCTGTGGAATACAACGGATACAAGGTTTACTGGGATGATGGAGCGCAAGTGGTAGATCCGCATGCCCCTTCTATTGTTGCTGAAGTTAATAAAATTCAGACTCTTGAAGAAATTAAAGTAATTTCTGAAGCAGAAGGAAGAGAAAAAGGATTAATTATCCAATTGGATGGAAAAATTGATGATGATTATTTAGATGCAATAAAAACACAAACTTTAAAAACAGATATTCCAGGAAAAGAAAACTTTAAAATAGTTTACACTCCACTTCATGGAACTGGTGGACGTCCAATGAAACGTATTTTATCTGATTTTGGGTACAATTTTGAAGTTGTGAAGGAACAAATTGAGCCAGACGGGAACTTTCCTACAGTAGTTTATGCAAATCCTGAAGAAAAAGCGGCATTTAAGCTTGGAGTAAAACTGGCTGATGAAATTGGTGCAAAATTAGTTATGGCAAACGATCCCGATGCTGATAGAATTGGTATTGCTGTAAAAGATGATAAAAATGAATGGTATTATCCAAATGGAAACCAAGTTGGATTATTGTTACTGCAATATCTTCTAAATAATAAGAAAGACATTCCTGCAAATGCAAAAGTTATAACAACAGTTGTTTCTACACCGATGATTGATGTAGTTGCACCTTCAAAAAATGTTGGAGTTATGAAAACATTGACAGGATTTAAATATATTGGAGAAAAAATTAGACAATTTGAAAATAAGGAACTGGATGGAACATATTTATTTGGATTTGAGGAAAGTTACGGATATTTGATTGGAACACATGCAAGAGATAAGGATGCACTAGTAACTTCAATGGTAATCGCTGAAATGGCTACTTACTATGATTCAATCGGAAGTTCAATTTACGAAGAATTGCAAAAATTATATAAAGAATTTGGATATTATCTAGAAGGAATAAAATCTGTAACCCTTAAAGGAAAAGATGGGATTGAACAAATGGCTGCTCTTATGACTAATTTGAGAGAAAATGTAAAAGACCAGTTGATTGGTAAAAAGATTAAAATTAAACGTGATTTCTTTTCACATAAGGAATACAACTTGGAAACAGGAGCAGAAACTGAAATAAAATTACCAAAAGAAAACGTTTTACAATTTGTTCTTGAAGACAACACTTACATTACAGCCCGTCCATCTGGAACAGAGCCAAAAATCAAATTCTATTTTAGTGTAAATGCAGATTCAAATGAAAATGTAAAAGCAAAACTTGATAAAACAATGGAAGAATTTTCAAAATTTTTAGGATTATAA
- the hemW gene encoding radical SAM family heme chaperone HemW, with protein MIEIKEKDVDAIYIHIPFCDKKCEYCDFCTFVRMEKEYRKYVDYLIKEIRMYPKFKYDTIYFGGGTPSLLPVGMIKEIMDELDWTGNAEITLELNPTDMTLEKLKEIREIGINRLSIGIQSFQNHVLDFIGRQHSSDDAVNVYKMARKAGFNNITVDLMFGIPNQSIEDLQKDLNILKELKPENVSIYSLIWEEGTVFWSKLQKGILSEIDQDVEAQMYEMIIEFFNENGYCHYEISNFARIDENFEENRNINKNCNSEKRIDFQNFSEIKNNEETLKNEIFQNIESFEMIKERQKNGGRHNLKYWRNRKFIGAGMSAAAYYGENRYSNVRTFNKYYKFLDNKELPIDENTIEIVDKIEREKLSRMLGLRLIQEGIGYFEDKRVEKLIKNGLLEKFIVKKADLSEKKEQKIEKFIDTKEKEIKNKVKNNESFNEKMAEKTYEIRLRLTKRGMLLANDVFVEFI; from the coding sequence ATGATAGAAATAAAAGAAAAAGATGTTGATGCAATATATATTCATATTCCGTTTTGTGACAAGAAATGTGAGTACTGCGATTTTTGCACGTTTGTGAGAATGGAGAAGGAATATAGAAAATATGTAGATTATTTAATTAAGGAAATTAGAATGTACCCAAAGTTTAAGTATGATACGATTTATTTTGGTGGGGGAACGCCCTCGTTATTGCCAGTTGGAATGATAAAGGAAATAATGGATGAATTGGACTGGACTGGGAATGCGGAGATTACTTTGGAATTGAATCCGACTGACATGACTTTGGAAAAATTGAAGGAAATTCGGGAAATTGGCATAAACAGGCTGAGTATTGGGATACAGAGCTTTCAGAATCATGTTCTGGACTTTATTGGAAGGCAGCATAGTTCAGATGATGCGGTAAATGTGTACAAAATGGCTAGAAAAGCTGGATTTAACAATATTACCGTAGATTTGATGTTTGGAATTCCTAATCAAAGTATTGAGGATTTGCAGAAGGATTTGAATATTTTGAAAGAATTAAAGCCTGAAAATGTTTCAATTTATTCGCTTATATGGGAAGAAGGGACTGTTTTCTGGAGCAAGTTGCAAAAGGGTATTCTGTCAGAAATTGATCAGGATGTGGAAGCTCAGATGTATGAGATGATTATTGAATTTTTTAATGAAAATGGGTACTGCCATTATGAAATATCAAATTTTGCACGAATTGATGAAAATTTTGAGGAAAATAGAAATATTAACAAAAATTGTAATTCAGAAAAGAGAATAGATTTTCAAAATTTTTCAGAAATTAAAAACAATGAAGAAACATTGAAAAATGAAATATTTCAAAATATAGAAAGCTTTGAGATGATTAAGGAAAGGCAGAAAAATGGAGGAAGGCATAATCTGAAATATTGGAGAAATAGGAAGTTTATTGGTGCTGGGATGAGTGCAGCGGCTTATTATGGAGAAAATCGCTATAGCAATGTTCGTACATTTAATAAATATTATAAATTTCTAGATAATAAAGAATTGCCGATTGATGAAAATACAATTGAAATTGTGGATAAAATTGAAAGGGAAAAGTTGAGCAGAATGCTGGGGTTAAGGCTGATTCAGGAGGGAATTGGGTATTTTGAGGATAAGAGAGTTGAAAAACTTATAAAAAATGGATTATTGGAAAAATTTATTGTGAAAAAAGCGGATCTTTCTGAAAAAAAAGAACAAAAAATTGAAAAATTTATTGATACAAAAGAAAAAGAAATAAAAAATAAAGTCAAAAATAATGAATCATTTAATGAAAAAATGGCAGAAAAGACTTATGAAATAAGGCTTCGTTTAACAAAAAGAGGAATGTTGCTGGCAAATGATGTATTTGTTGAATTTATTTGA
- a CDS encoding YggS family pyridoxal phosphate-dependent enzyme translates to MKLDSIKIQQNYEKILEDIKKYSPYPEKVKILFVSKYFDVEEHKALIEMGYDYFGENRAQLYRDKLSEFSDEKYKNIKWDFIGRLQKNKIKYIINSVNLIHSIDSYELLDEINKKAIENDRIINGLIQVNVSKEESKTGVYIEDFKKDSEKYFSMSNVKIIGFMTMAPFEASESEINDYFLNMRKLKEEYQKQHDYVTEISMGMSNDYVEALKNGATIIRIGSKLFE, encoded by the coding sequence ATGAAACTCGATAGTATAAAAATTCAACAGAACTATGAAAAAATTTTAGAAGATATAAAAAAATATTCTCCATACCCTGAAAAAGTTAAAATTTTATTTGTAAGTAAGTATTTTGATGTAGAAGAACACAAGGCTCTGATTGAGATGGGGTATGATTACTTTGGCGAAAATAGGGCTCAGCTTTATCGGGACAAGCTAAGTGAATTTTCAGATGAGAAATATAAAAATATCAAATGGGATTTTATTGGAAGGTTGCAAAAAAATAAAATAAAGTATATAATTAATAGTGTGAATTTAATACATTCGATTGATTCTTATGAACTTTTAGATGAAATAAATAAAAAAGCTATTGAAAATGACAGAATTATAAATGGATTAATTCAAGTTAATGTTTCAAAAGAAGAGTCCAAAACAGGAGTTTACATTGAAGATTTTAAAAAAGATAGCGAAAAGTATTTTTCTATGAGTAATGTAAAAATAATAGGTTTTATGACCATGGCACCATTTGAGGCAAGTGAGTCTGAAATAAATGATTATTTTTTAAATATGAGAAAACTAAAAGAAGAATACCAGAAGCAGCATGATTATGTTACTGAGATTTCTATGGGAATGTCGAATGATTATGTAGAAGCCTTGAAAAATGGGGCTACTATAATTAGAATAGGAAGTAAGTTATTTGAATAG
- a CDS encoding cell division protein SepF translates to MGLKRKIMEFFGDDIEDDDDELSEELSNDERKEVAVEQQPAQTQQAKVQPKPAVNRVEQEKQPEEKKGIGSLFGVGKKEEITKMASSKVSYVSIIRPKVFEDSRLIADAIKENKVVTFSLEFLEYEVGQRVIDFVSGAAYAMNAHLSKVTDKVLTSIPVGIDYEDIDASLGEESRDSNLL, encoded by the coding sequence TTGGGACTTAAAAGAAAAATAATGGAATTTTTTGGCGATGATATTGAAGATGATGACGATGAGTTATCTGAAGAATTGTCAAATGATGAAAGAAAAGAAGTGGCAGTAGAACAACAGCCAGCACAAACTCAACAGGCAAAAGTTCAACCAAAACCAGCAGTAAATCGAGTTGAACAAGAAAAACAACCAGAAGAGAAAAAAGGCATTGGAAGTCTTTTTGGAGTAGGAAAAAAGGAGGAAATTACAAAAATGGCGTCGTCAAAAGTGAGCTATGTTTCGATTATCAGACCAAAAGTTTTTGAAGATTCGAGATTAATTGCTGATGCAATAAAAGAAAATAAAGTTGTAACATTCAGTTTGGAATTTTTAGAATATGAAGTGGGACAAAGAGTAATAGATTTTGTGAGTGGAGCTGCTTATGCAATGAATGCACACCTTTCAAAGGTTACTGATAAAGTTTTGACTTCTATTCCAGTTGGAATCGACTATGAAGATATTGATGCTTCATTAGGAGAAGAATCAAGGGACAGTAACTTATTATAA
- a CDS encoding M50 family metallopeptidase: MEIIFTIVILGVIVFLHELGHFATAKYFGMPVSEFAIGMGPRIFSVRRGETVYSIRVLPLGGFVNIEGMQPENFDLERFKKERTDEIIEELRNEKGLTEKSDEIESEEFVNEVSKRLDENVEKELKKQENIQKNGFFAKSPFSRFVVLIAGVMMNFISALIALFVMLSITGVMPIKYTAPVVGEIQADSRAKEKLRVNDRILAVNGENVSNWVEISEKVLKISQNYKDEDVSLKILRNDKEITENVKLTYNKEAKANLLGIQVLPQKTNINERIKMSFVLFRDYFKLTLDGVRMLVTGKVAMKEMTGPVGLPKIVGQAYGQGGFFALLGIFILISINIGIMNLLPIPALDGGRLIFVIPEFFGIKVNKKIEEKIHMIGMIFLLVLMLVIVFFDVTKYFQ; this comes from the coding sequence ATGGAAATAATTTTTACAATAGTAATTTTAGGGGTAATAGTATTTTTGCACGAATTGGGTCATTTTGCTACAGCTAAATATTTTGGGATGCCTGTTTCGGAGTTTGCTATTGGGATGGGGCCTAGGATTTTTTCAGTGAGGAGAGGGGAAACGGTTTATTCGATTAGGGTTCTTCCTCTTGGAGGATTTGTTAATATAGAAGGGATGCAGCCTGAAAATTTTGATTTAGAAAGGTTTAAGAAAGAAAGAACTGATGAGATTATTGAGGAACTGAGAAATGAAAAAGGGTTAACTGAAAAATCTGATGAAATTGAAAGCGAAGAATTTGTCAATGAAGTGTCGAAAAGGCTGGACGAGAATGTGGAAAAGGAATTGAAAAAGCAGGAAAATATTCAGAAAAATGGATTTTTTGCGAAGTCGCCGTTTAGCCGTTTTGTTGTACTTATTGCAGGAGTTATGATGAACTTTATTTCTGCCTTGATTGCCTTATTTGTGATGCTTTCAATAACAGGAGTGATGCCTATAAAATATACGGCGCCAGTTGTTGGAGAAATTCAGGCAGATTCCAGAGCAAAGGAGAAATTGAGAGTAAACGATAGAATTTTGGCAGTTAATGGAGAAAATGTGTCAAACTGGGTGGAAATATCGGAAAAAGTTTTGAAAATTAGTCAAAATTATAAAGATGAAGATGTAAGCTTGAAAATTTTGAGAAATGATAAGGAAATTACAGAAAATGTGAAATTGACGTATAATAAAGAAGCGAAGGCAAATTTACTTGGAATACAGGTTTTACCGCAAAAGACGAATATTAATGAAAGAATAAAAATGAGTTTTGTATTATTTCGGGACTATTTTAAACTGACACTTGATGGTGTGAGAATGCTTGTAACTGGAAAAGTGGCAATGAAGGAAATGACAGGACCTGTTGGACTGCCAAAGATTGTTGGGCAGGCTTACGGACAAGGCGGATTTTTTGCGTTGCTTGGGATATTTATTCTCATTTCAATAAATATTGGAATTATGAATTTGCTACCTATTCCAGCACTTGATGGAGGAAGACTGATATTTGTCATTCCTGAATTTTTCGGAATAAAAGTAAATAAAAAAATAGAGGAAAAAATACACATGATTGGAATGATATTTTTGCTTGTATTAATGTTGGTTATTGTATTTTTTGATGTTACAAAATATTTTCAATAG
- a CDS encoding ABC1 kinase family protein translates to MVDFIQKTKRLVKLSSAIVQYGFDELFKRGELEKYLPGNIKRKYSDKIDEINACTFYERIRMAIEELGPVYVKFGQMLSNRKDILPEDLIVQLQKLQDNVEVEKVDVREKMNLELGIEVDDYFDEIEEEPMASASIGQVFRGKLKNGEKVVVKIQRENIKPVVEVDLEIMKSLAKTLEKYYEDMKKMNIGDIVESFEKMLNEELSLSNELRNIQRFANNFKEDKRIHVPIVYKHLSNDHILTMEMIEGFKITDKEKIAEIGKKPEEVARTGLDLYLVQFLKHGFFHADPHPGNIFIKENGQIVFIDFGAMGRLYPNERELLINLIIYSLKKDVKKMIETIRKLAIKFEVADERKFERELYGLIEMVDGNSLESIDIVTIFEKARKIFSDNQILLSEDIYLLVKGIGQIEGIGRHLDPSLNITRIMQPYMDKIARERMNPVNIFKKGTEKLETFSDNWLTLPTDLKNILEKIQKNELKHKHEIIGFEKFQKTFEQLVLAIIISSIFVGSSILALANIPPKIFGISGLGLLGFVIAGIMGLNLFLKSKK, encoded by the coding sequence GTGGTAGATTTTATACAGAAGACAAAAAGACTTGTGAAACTTTCTTCAGCGATTGTTCAATATGGATTTGATGAATTGTTCAAAAGAGGCGAGCTGGAAAAGTATCTTCCTGGAAATATAAAAAGGAAATACAGCGACAAGATTGATGAAATAAATGCCTGTACCTTTTACGAGAGAATAAGAATGGCGATAGAGGAGCTGGGGCCTGTTTATGTGAAATTTGGGCAGATGCTAAGCAACCGGAAGGATATTTTGCCTGAGGATCTGATTGTACAGCTTCAGAAACTGCAAGACAATGTGGAAGTTGAAAAAGTTGATGTAAGGGAAAAGATGAATCTTGAACTTGGGATTGAAGTGGATGACTATTTTGATGAAATAGAAGAAGAGCCAATGGCATCAGCTTCGATAGGGCAGGTGTTTAGAGGAAAATTAAAAAATGGGGAAAAAGTTGTTGTAAAGATTCAGAGAGAAAATATAAAGCCTGTAGTTGAAGTGGATTTGGAAATTATGAAAAGCCTTGCAAAAACTTTGGAAAAATATTATGAGGACATGAAAAAAATGAATATTGGAGATATTGTGGAAAGTTTTGAAAAAATGCTGAATGAGGAGCTTTCACTTAGCAACGAGCTTCGTAATATACAGCGTTTTGCAAACAATTTTAAGGAAGATAAGAGAATTCATGTTCCAATTGTGTATAAACATCTTTCCAATGACCATATTCTCACAATGGAAATGATAGAAGGCTTTAAAATTACTGATAAGGAAAAAATAGCAGAAATAGGGAAAAAACCTGAAGAAGTTGCAAGAACTGGACTTGATTTGTATTTGGTACAGTTTTTAAAACATGGATTTTTTCATGCTGATCCCCATCCTGGCAATATTTTTATAAAGGAAAATGGGCAAATTGTATTTATTGATTTTGGTGCAATGGGAAGGCTTTATCCGAATGAGCGGGAACTTTTAATAAATTTGATTATTTATTCATTGAAAAAAGATGTAAAAAAAATGATTGAAACTATACGAAAACTGGCGATAAAATTTGAAGTTGCGGATGAAAGAAAGTTTGAACGTGAACTTTACGGATTAATTGAAATGGTGGATGGAAATTCATTGGAAAGCATAGACATTGTTACGATTTTTGAAAAAGCAAGGAAAATATTCAGTGATAACCAGATTCTGCTTTCTGAAGATATTTACCTGCTAGTAAAGGGAATTGGTCAAATTGAAGGAATTGGACGGCATTTGGATCCAAGTCTTAATATAACAAGAATTATGCAACCATATATGGATAAAATAGCAAGAGAGCGGATGAATCCAGTAAATATTTTTAAAAAGGGAACAGAAAAATTGGAAACATTTTCTGATAACTGGCTAACTTTACCTACAGATTTAAAAAATATTTTGGAAAAAATTCAAAAAAATGAATTAAAACATAAGCACGAAATAATTGGTTTTGAGAAATTTCAAAAGACTTTTGAGCAATTAGTACTAGCAATTATTATTTCATCAATATTTGTGGGTTCATCAATACTAGCTCTAGCAAACATTCCGCCAAAAATCTTTGGAATTTCTGGATTAGGGCTGCTAGGCTTTGTTATTGCGGGAATAATGGGTCTGAATTTGTTTTTAAAAAGTAAAAAATAA
- a CDS encoding DUF1269 domain-containing protein translates to MENNVLLATFENQLSAFEALADIKTKYSGENYVITQAAVVRKEDDKLSFKDGFEVNANGNIGFLNGGLLGGLVGIIGGPLGVIFGGAVGAMIGESQGEKADKKIISIFEDVSKHLVNNHYALILLTSESGNTELDNFLNKYNPETILRKDAKVVQKDLEFAREYESKLKTDIEYKELKDKFESKSKEVKENLADFSEKIKANAEAFTEDLTKFVLDLKNKFKN, encoded by the coding sequence ATGGAAAATAATGTTTTATTAGCAACATTTGAAAATCAGCTAAGCGCATTTGAGGCTCTGGCTGACATAAAGACAAAATATTCAGGGGAAAATTATGTAATTACTCAGGCTGCAGTTGTAAGAAAGGAAGACGATAAGCTGAGTTTCAAGGATGGTTTTGAAGTAAATGCAAATGGAAATATAGGATTTTTAAATGGAGGGCTTCTTGGGGGCCTTGTTGGAATTATCGGAGGTCCGTTGGGAGTTATTTTTGGCGGAGCAGTAGGAGCTATGATAGGTGAAAGCCAAGGTGAAAAGGCTGACAAGAAAATAATAAGCATATTTGAAGATGTTTCAAAACACCTTGTAAATAACCATTATGCATTGATTTTACTAACTTCCGAATCAGGGAATACAGAACTGGATAATTTTTTGAATAAATACAATCCTGAAACAATCCTGCGAAAAGATGCCAAAGTTGTTCAAAAGGACCTGGAATTTGCAAGAGAATACGAATCCAAACTGAAAACAGATATTGAATACAAGGAATTAAAAGACAAATTTGAAAGCAAGTCAAAAGAAGTAAAAGAAAATTTAGCTGATTTTTCAGAAAAGATAAAAGCTAACGCAGAAGCGTTTACAGAAGATTTGACAAAATTTGTACTGGACTTGAAAAATAAATTTAAGAATTAA
- a CDS encoding TetR/AcrR family transcriptional regulator, with product MEKKKGARSQKRKKIIDKAWELFAKNGYEETKVEDITKDLGISKGSFYTYFATKEELLYEVLEKIKKEIIENLENINVNQTPKKVLEDYVKAKMNYAVKILNNMKLRAVEKYLIDPKLRIFFQELQEKSTDFIKINIVEKFNSKNGNKYNTDVISEFILISIEEFLYDEFVLKNLEKMKDDDLINIQNTRKVENSLKEIIKFINNALK from the coding sequence TTGGAAAAGAAGAAGGGTGCAAGAAGTCAGAAAAGAAAAAAAATAATAGATAAGGCGTGGGAACTGTTTGCAAAAAATGGATATGAGGAAACTAAAGTTGAGGATATTACGAAGGACCTAGGAATATCTAAAGGAAGCTTTTATACATATTTTGCAACTAAGGAAGAGCTGCTTTATGAAGTTTTAGAAAAAATAAAAAAGGAAATAATTGAAAATCTTGAAAATATAAATGTTAATCAAACGCCAAAAAAAGTTTTAGAAGATTACGTAAAAGCTAAAATGAATTATGCTGTTAAAATTTTGAATAATATGAAGCTAAGAGCAGTCGAGAAATATTTAATTGATCCAAAATTAAGGATATTCTTTCAAGAACTGCAGGAAAAATCAACTGATTTTATAAAAATAAATATTGTTGAAAAATTTAACAGTAAAAATGGCAATAAATATAATACAGATGTTATATCAGAATTTATATTAATTTCAATAGAGGAATTTTTATATGATGAATTTGTCTTGAAAAATTTGGAAAAGATGAAAGATGATGACCTGATTAATATCCAAAATACAAGAAAAGTCGAAAATTCATTGAAGGAAATAATAAAATTTATAAATAATGCGTTAAAATAA